One window of Posidoniimonas polymericola genomic DNA carries:
- a CDS encoding type II CAAX endopeptidase family protein, with protein MDENRADHSELPPEPMTAPPPAKPRVWTALLAPFAGVALAVALQAGIAIVVAISLAAQGVPPAELGDRVLEVISSPAGMLVLVAAGPGAFGVVTLLAGWLSPESLKRRLGFNRVRNAGALYGLTVVGSIVPLAVAIALATWVASWAEPLGLTDNSFVAFFENVTPAQGVVFVLLIALVPGFCEEMLFRGFVQQRLIQRWGPAWGIGVASVLFALAHIMPPNIAVALPMGVWLGVIAWRTGSIWPSIACHAFVNGGLNAWRLVAKFGELTDAQVMTGNVAFVAVGAVFFVLACRVLIRYPQEAEE; from the coding sequence ATGGACGAGAACCGAGCCGATCATTCCGAATTGCCACCGGAACCAATGACCGCTCCGCCGCCGGCCAAGCCGCGTGTCTGGACAGCGTTGCTGGCCCCGTTCGCGGGCGTCGCCCTGGCTGTAGCATTGCAGGCCGGCATCGCCATCGTCGTGGCCATTTCCCTAGCGGCTCAGGGCGTGCCGCCGGCCGAGCTGGGCGACCGCGTGCTCGAGGTGATCTCGTCGCCGGCCGGCATGCTGGTGCTGGTGGCCGCCGGCCCGGGCGCGTTCGGGGTCGTGACGCTGCTCGCGGGCTGGCTCTCGCCCGAATCGCTGAAGCGCCGCCTCGGTTTCAACCGCGTCCGCAATGCGGGCGCGCTGTACGGGCTGACAGTGGTCGGCTCGATCGTGCCGCTGGCCGTGGCGATCGCGCTGGCGACCTGGGTCGCCAGCTGGGCCGAACCGCTCGGGCTCACCGACAACTCGTTCGTGGCGTTCTTCGAGAACGTGACGCCGGCCCAGGGGGTCGTGTTCGTGCTGCTGATTGCGCTCGTGCCCGGCTTCTGCGAGGAGATGCTGTTCCGCGGCTTTGTGCAGCAGCGGCTGATCCAGCGATGGGGCCCGGCGTGGGGCATCGGCGTCGCGTCGGTGCTGTTCGCGTTGGCCCACATCATGCCGCCCAACATCGCGGTGGCGCTGCCGATGGGCGTGTGGCTCGGCGTGATCGCCTGGCGGACCGGCTCGATCTGGCCGAGCATCGCCTGCCACGCGTTCGTCAACGGCGGCCTGAACGCGTGGCGGCTCGTGGCGAAGTTCGGCGAGCTGACGGACGCCCAGGTGATGACCG
- a CDS encoding response regulator translates to MKRILDIGNCGPDHGSLKRFFTGNFDCVLDQADSAADALPKLRDTAYDLVVVNRKLDIDYTDGLDIIRQIKADEQLSSTPVMLITNYPEHQDAAEQAGALRGFGKLELQSSETIERVKSALGE, encoded by the coding sequence ATGAAGCGTATCCTCGACATCGGCAACTGCGGCCCCGACCACGGCTCGCTCAAGCGGTTCTTCACGGGCAACTTCGACTGCGTGCTCGACCAGGCCGACAGCGCGGCCGACGCGCTGCCCAAGCTGCGCGACACGGCCTACGACCTGGTGGTCGTCAACCGCAAGCTCGACATCGACTACACCGACGGACTCGATATCATCCGCCAGATCAAGGCCGACGAGCAGCTCTCCTCGACCCCGGTGATGCTGATCACCAACTACCCCGAGCACCAGGACGCCGCCGAACAAGCCGGCGCGCTACGCGGCTTCGGCAAGCTCGAGCTGCAGAGCAGCGAGACCATCGAGCGGGTGAAGTCCGCACTAGGCGAATAG
- a CDS encoding outer membrane protein assembly factor BamB family protein: MNRLLIVAAACLTTSSWCSAAEPTLEWNQWAGSGTRNNVPVADNTPTDWDVGEFDFRTGEWDSSSARNIRWAAQLGSQTYGNVVVAGGKAFVGTNNSGGWLARYPAEVDLGCLLCFDIRDGRFLWQHSSEKLKTGRVHDWPLQGICCAPLVEGKRLWFVTSRGEVRCLDPEGFRDGENDGPYQDEEHTEENEADVVWVFDMMRELGVSQHNMCACSVTSVGDILLVNTSNGLDESHINLPAPNAPSFIALDKETGKLLWTDKSPGSNILHGQWSSPSYAVLGGQPQAIFGGGDGWVYSFDPKGDGQGGSKLLWKFDANPKDSKWVLGGRGTRNNIIATPVIYDELVYVAVGQDPEHGEGVGHLWCIDPTKRGDVSPELAFNSKNPDEPIPHKRIQAVVPDEGDFARPNPNSAALWHYSTVDSNDDGEIDFEEEMHRSCGTVAIKDDILYIADFSGLFHCLDAKSGERHWVYDMFAAAWGSPLIVDDKVYIGDEEGEVAIFRHSADPNVAMKDDGGEMVPYYGAIDMKNSVYSTPIIADGVLYISNKTHLFAIENKGD; the protein is encoded by the coding sequence ATGAACCGTCTACTGATCGTAGCCGCCGCTTGTTTAACGACCTCCTCCTGGTGCTCGGCCGCAGAGCCGACCCTTGAGTGGAACCAGTGGGCCGGCAGCGGGACGCGCAACAACGTGCCGGTCGCCGACAACACGCCCACCGACTGGGACGTCGGCGAGTTCGACTTCCGCACCGGCGAGTGGGACTCGAGCTCGGCCCGCAACATCCGCTGGGCCGCGCAGCTCGGCTCGCAGACCTACGGCAACGTGGTCGTGGCCGGCGGCAAGGCGTTTGTCGGCACCAACAACTCGGGCGGCTGGCTCGCGCGGTACCCGGCGGAGGTCGACCTCGGCTGCCTGCTGTGCTTCGACATCCGCGACGGCAGGTTCCTGTGGCAGCACTCCAGCGAGAAGCTCAAGACCGGCCGCGTGCACGACTGGCCGCTGCAGGGCATCTGCTGCGCCCCGCTGGTGGAGGGCAAGCGGCTGTGGTTCGTGACCAGCCGCGGCGAGGTCCGCTGCCTCGACCCCGAGGGCTTCCGCGACGGCGAGAACGACGGCCCCTACCAGGACGAGGAGCACACCGAGGAGAACGAGGCCGATGTCGTGTGGGTGTTCGACATGATGCGCGAGCTGGGCGTCAGCCAGCACAACATGTGCGCGTGCAGCGTGACCTCGGTCGGCGACATCCTGCTGGTCAACACCTCGAACGGCCTGGACGAGTCGCACATCAACCTGCCGGCGCCCAACGCACCGAGCTTTATCGCCCTGGACAAAGAGACCGGCAAGCTGCTGTGGACCGACAAGTCGCCCGGCTCGAACATCCTGCACGGCCAATGGTCGAGCCCGAGCTACGCGGTGCTTGGTGGACAGCCCCAGGCGATCTTCGGCGGCGGCGACGGCTGGGTCTACAGCTTCGACCCCAAGGGCGACGGCCAGGGCGGCAGCAAGCTGCTGTGGAAGTTCGACGCCAACCCGAAGGACAGCAAGTGGGTCCTCGGCGGCCGCGGCACCCGCAACAACATCATCGCTACGCCGGTCATCTACGACGAACTGGTGTACGTCGCGGTGGGCCAGGACCCGGAGCACGGCGAGGGGGTCGGCCACCTGTGGTGCATCGACCCCACCAAGCGCGGCGACGTCAGCCCCGAGCTGGCGTTCAACTCCAAGAACCCGGACGAGCCGATCCCCCACAAGCGGATCCAGGCCGTCGTGCCCGACGAGGGCGACTTCGCCCGGCCGAACCCCAACTCGGCCGCGCTCTGGCACTACAGCACGGTCGACTCGAACGACGACGGTGAGATCGACTTCGAGGAGGAGATGCACCGCAGCTGCGGCACGGTCGCCATCAAGGACGACATCCTCTACATCGCCGACTTCAGCGGGCTGTTCCACTGCCTGGACGCCAAGTCCGGCGAGCGGCACTGGGTGTACGACATGTTCGCCGCCGCGTGGGGCTCGCCGCTGATCGTCGACGACAAGGTCTACATCGGCGACGAGGAGGGCGAGGTCGCGATCTTCCGCCACTCGGCCGACCCCAACGTGGCCATGAAGGACGACGGCGGCGAGATGGTCCCCTACTACGGCGCCATCGACATGAAGAACAGCGTCTACTCGACCCCCATCATCGCGGACGGCGTGCTGTACATCTCGAACAAGACGCACCTGTTCGCCATCGAGAACAAGGGCGATTGA